In Aspergillus nidulans FGSC A4 chromosome II, the genomic stretch CCTCTGAGGTGTTCCATCTGAGAATTCGTGTCGCGTAGGCCGACGTTTCAGCTTCGTGTGGTGCGGCCGCGGGAACAGTACTCTGAATGGTGCTGATGATGGACTGGAGGTGCTCTGGTACGCCCGGCTCTGGCATGATGCGTTGATCGCAGGGGGATTCAGCCAATGCCCAATGTGCACAACGTAGCAAACACTCAATCTCGGTCGCTACCTCTCGCAGACCCTCACCAGATGTGTCGGCCAGTTCTCTCCATCCCGTTCGAAACTCGAGGGAGAATTCAGCCGCTCGTTTGCGGTGCTGTTGGCCAGCCGCCGCATTGTCCGGGAATGCGGCCAAGTGACAGGCAGCGAGCGCCAGCAGACCGCACATCAACCATCTCTGCTGGAGCGCTTGAGGGActgccttttctttccagtATTGAGCCCCCGACTGCATATCCTGCGGACATGGTAATGTCAGGCTCGTTGCCGACATGAAATGGTGAAAGTAGGACAGGGTTTCAAGGTCCACGTTGACAGAGGGAGCGGAAGGGCCGGGAGAAGTTGTGACCGTCGTTGACTGCCGACCACCGTTGTCgtcttcctgctcttccaaATCGACatccccttcttcctcgtcattctcgctctcgttttcctcatcgtcctcatcctctgtcGTGGGAGTCACCTCAAAGTAGCGGATCTTAGTCCCCCGAAAGAAAGTCTGTAGCTTGGCTGGACGCGCGAGTGACGCATCCGCAATACCATGGCTCTCTCTCCAATGGCCCTTCATGCGCTTCAGACTCGCACAGAGATTAGCGCAACCCGGGGCTGTACAGCGGTACCCCGCGATGACCGGCAGCCCGTCGATCGGGGGTGACTCCGGAGGCGGCAGCAACACATCGTCAGGctcgagaagatcgagctcaTTAATCATAGCGACCAGCTGCTGGCGGTCGGCACGGTAGATCTTATGGCGCAGCAGGTGGCTCTGCAGCGCGCTCTTCTGGATCGCATACCGGCACTCGTGGCAGATCAGAACCCCGTAGCGACCGTCGTACTCGAGGATCTTCCGGGGTCCAAATCTCACTGGGGGCATCTTGTCGTGCAA encodes the following:
- a CDS encoding uncharacterized protein (transcript_id=CADANIAT00003931), whose protein sequence is MPPVRFGPRKILEYDGRYGVLICHECRYAIQKSALQSHLLRHKIYRADRQQLVAMINELDLLEPDDVLLPPPESPPIDGLPVIAGYRCTAPGCANLCASLKRMKGHWRESHGIADASLARPAKLQTFFRGTKIRYFEVTPTTEDEDDEENESENDEEEGDVDLEEQEDDNGGRQSTTVTTSPGPSAPSVNVDLETLSYFHHFMSATSLTLPCPQDMQSGAQYWKEKAVPQALQQRWLMCGLLALAACHLAAFPDNAAAGQQHRKRAAEFSLEFRTGWRELADTSGEGLREVATEIECLLRCAHWALAESPCDQRIMPEPGVPEHLQSIISTIQSTVPAAAPHEAETSAYATRILRWNTSEAGNSVLAEIRNRLHDLPARMADTFGRPENIQDVLVLLSALAAMGECCDTSFASEEVGPAWWGMATWWTRVPLRFKELVARHYPASLVVVAHWAALMVNRTERCGCWLVKGLAMTILLRIAERLPEDDDGNVQRLVALTIAA